Proteins from a single region of Bacteroidota bacterium:
- a CDS encoding polyprenol monophosphomannose synthase, translating into MSDTLVIIPTYNEKENIGAIIHKVFSLRKDFEILVVDDNSPDGTSFIVEELMDEYPGELHLEKRKGKNGLGTAYIHGFKWALKRNYDYLIEMDADFSHDPNDLERLYNACKVEGADVSIGSRYVQGVNVVNWPMKRVLLSYFASKYVKLITSLPINDSTAGFVCYNRTVLETINLDKIRFVGYAFQIEMKFKSWKYKFKIKEVPVIFTDRTLGESKMSKSILTEAIFGIINMKIRSFFNNYDR; encoded by the coding sequence ATGTCAGATACATTAGTAATTATTCCTACTTACAACGAAAAGGAGAATATAGGAGCTATTATTCATAAAGTGTTTTCGTTGCGAAAGGATTTCGAAATTCTTGTAGTTGACGATAATTCTCCAGATGGTACATCCTTCATTGTAGAAGAGTTGATGGATGAATATCCGGGAGAACTACATTTAGAAAAACGAAAAGGGAAAAATGGCCTAGGGACTGCATATATACACGGGTTCAAGTGGGCTTTAAAGCGGAATTATGATTATCTGATAGAGATGGATGCTGATTTTTCGCACGACCCTAATGATTTAGAGAGGCTATATAATGCCTGTAAAGTTGAAGGAGCTGATGTTTCAATTGGATCCAGATATGTTCAGGGAGTTAATGTTGTAAACTGGCCAATGAAACGAGTTCTTCTTTCATATTTTGCATCAAAATATGTAAAGTTAATAACGTCACTTCCAATAAACGATTCTACTGCAGGATTTGTATGTTATAATAGAACGGTTTTAGAAACTATAAATCTGGATAAAATTCGCTTTGTGGGTTATGCTTTTCAGATTGAAATGAAGTTCAAAAGCTGGAAATACAAGTTTAAGATAAAGGAAGTGCCTGTTATTTTTACAGATAGAACTCTAGGAGAATCAAAGATGAGTAAAAGTATTCTCACAGAGGCTATTTTTGGGATAATTAATATGAAGATCAGAAGTTTTTTTAATAATTATGATCGTTAG